In Cetobacterium somerae ATCC BAA-474, a single genomic region encodes these proteins:
- a CDS encoding NAD(P)H-dependent glycerol-3-phosphate dehydrogenase produces MEKVVVIGAGSWGTALGMILAKKGYEVVMWEHNKEIAEKLNLEKENKRLLPGVKFPDNLKVTWELDGLLANVKYVIFSVPSQVLRGVMAIVSSQIEEGMILINTAKGIEVLSGETLSHVMKDEIKGKYHKNIVILSGPTHAEEVAQELPTTIVAAGELENAKKVQELFNTENFRVYVSEDIAGVELGGAVKNCLAIGAGIADGLGYGDNAKAALITRGIAEMIRFGKVMGADERTFSGLTGIGDLVVTCASQHSRNRYVGERLGKGEKIEDILNSMVMVAEGVPTVKAVYAKKLELGISMPIVEAIYEIIYEGANTKEKVKELMTRELKEEFY; encoded by the coding sequence ATGGAAAAAGTAGTTGTAATAGGAGCAGGAAGCTGGGGAACAGCTTTAGGAATGATTTTAGCAAAAAAAGGTTATGAAGTTGTAATGTGGGAACATAATAAAGAGATTGCTGAAAAATTAAATCTGGAAAAAGAAAATAAGAGATTGCTTCCAGGAGTAAAATTTCCGGATAATCTGAAAGTTACGTGGGAATTAGATGGACTTTTGGCTAATGTTAAATATGTCATTTTCTCTGTACCATCACAAGTATTAAGAGGTGTAATGGCGATAGTATCTTCACAAATTGAAGAGGGTATGATATTAATAAATACAGCAAAAGGAATAGAAGTTTTAAGTGGAGAAACGTTATCTCATGTTATGAAAGATGAGATAAAAGGAAAATACCATAAAAATATAGTGATTTTATCTGGTCCAACTCATGCAGAAGAAGTAGCTCAAGAGCTACCAACAACTATAGTTGCAGCAGGAGAGCTAGAGAATGCTAAAAAAGTTCAAGAACTGTTCAACACAGAAAACTTTAGAGTTTATGTAAGTGAAGATATAGCAGGAGTAGAGCTAGGAGGAGCAGTAAAAAACTGTTTAGCAATAGGAGCAGGAATCGCAGATGGATTAGGTTATGGAGATAACGCAAAAGCTGCTTTAATAACAAGAGGAATCGCAGAGATGATAAGATTTGGAAAAGTTATGGGAGCTGATGAAAGAACATTTTCAGGATTGACTGGGATTGGGGACCTAGTTGTAACTTGTGCTAGTCAACATAGTAGAAATAGATATGTTGGTGAAAGACTTGGAAAAGGTGAAAAAATAGAGGACATCTTAAATAGTATGGTAATGGTTGCTGAAGGTGTACCTACAGTTAAGGCTGTGTATGCTAAAAAGTTAGAGTTAGGAATAAGCATGCCAATAGTTGAGGCAATTTATGAGATAATATACGAGGGAGCAAACACAAAAGAAAAGGTTAAAGAGCTAATGACAAGAGAGTTAAAAGAAGAATTTTATTAA
- a CDS encoding sigma-70 family RNA polymerase sigma factor, whose translation MTEKDLVSFYLDDIKEYEVLGKDEEILLLRKAKNGDIEARERLILCNLRLVVNVAKKYGSKGMSFIDLISEGNFGLIHAIEKFDVEKGYRFSTYAVWWIKQAISKAIISKGREIRIPSYKHDMLNKINKFIMDTVMLKGDYPSIYEISDGLSINLEKVQDLMLEFQETISLSSPIGEDICLEDTIASEMHNDLEDNLIREMSTSQIKEILNKLNDREKQILKLRFGFDGNQIHTLEDIGQSFSITRERVRQIEQKTLEKLRIRYSDLLKGNYYY comes from the coding sequence ATGACAGAAAAAGATTTAGTTTCATTTTATCTAGATGATATAAAAGAGTATGAAGTGTTAGGAAAAGATGAAGAGATATTACTTTTAAGAAAAGCAAAAAATGGTGATATTGAAGCAAGAGAAAGATTAATTTTATGTAATTTGAGATTAGTAGTTAATGTAGCCAAGAAATATGGAAGTAAAGGTATGAGTTTTATAGACTTAATTAGTGAAGGTAACTTTGGTTTAATTCATGCAATTGAAAAATTTGATGTAGAGAAGGGGTATAGATTCTCAACATATGCTGTTTGGTGGATTAAACAAGCTATAAGTAAAGCTATAATAAGCAAAGGTAGAGAGATAAGGATACCGTCATATAAACATGATATGTTGAATAAAATAAATAAATTTATAATGGATACCGTTATGTTAAAAGGTGATTATCCAAGTATATATGAAATATCAGATGGATTAAGTATAAATTTAGAAAAAGTTCAAGATTTAATGCTGGAGTTTCAAGAAACAATATCTCTTAGTTCTCCAATAGGAGAAGATATATGCTTAGAAGATACTATAGCTAGTGAGATGCACAATGATTTAGAGGATAATCTAATTAGAGAGATGAGTACATCTCAGATAAAAGAGATATTAAATAAATTAAACGATCGAGAAAAACAGATATTAAAACTTAGATTTGGATTTGATGGAAACCAAATTCATACTTTAGAAGATATTGGGCAAAGTTTTAGCATAACAAGAGAAAGAGTAAGACAGATTGAGCAAAAAACATTAGAAAAATTAAGAATACGTTATAGTGACTTACTAAAAGGAAACTATTACTATTAA
- the dnaN gene encoding DNA polymerase III subunit beta codes for MILKVNRLEFLKKIKIVEKAINENKIRPIISYVYMETRENRLWFCGTNLELTISTHMECDVIAEGKAVFQHNLVEEYLKEIKDEEITLNIKEDVLTIETSDSASEFMLMNAEEFPKIQESELEDNEFEFKLKKLDLADYFDKVKFSASMSSDNLSINCIRVEIENNKIKFISTDTYRLTYLEHDYLDSDGTFKVSIPINTIDAMSKLLRNGNEEEIAFTQKNKQLYFKLGNISIISRVIDLPFPNYKTILEASGYNKKLQINRVEFEKMLKRIQIFVKNNSESKFGAIFTLSGNDIEIEGIGEIAKAKEIAKVNYEGDNLKISLNVKFLLEFVQSSDKDIITLEFTTSNSAVRTRNIQEDNYTYIVMPLALKD; via the coding sequence TTGATTTTAAAAGTTAATAGATTAGAATTTCTAAAGAAGATAAAAATAGTAGAAAAAGCAATCAATGAAAATAAAATTAGACCCATAATCTCTTATGTTTATATGGAAACAAGAGAGAATAGATTATGGTTTTGTGGAACAAATTTAGAGTTAACAATATCAACACATATGGAATGTGATGTAATAGCAGAGGGAAAGGCTGTTTTTCAACATAATTTAGTAGAAGAGTACTTAAAGGAAATCAAAGATGAAGAGATTACTTTAAATATAAAAGAAGATGTTTTAACAATAGAAACATCAGATTCAGCTTCTGAGTTTATGTTAATGAATGCAGAAGAGTTTCCTAAAATTCAAGAATCAGAGTTAGAAGATAACGAGTTCGAGTTTAAATTAAAAAAATTAGATTTAGCTGATTATTTTGATAAAGTAAAGTTTTCAGCTTCGATGTCTAGTGACAATTTATCAATAAATTGTATAAGAGTAGAGATTGAAAATAATAAAATAAAGTTTATATCTACAGATACTTATCGTTTAACATATTTAGAGCACGACTATTTAGATAGTGACGGAACTTTTAAAGTTAGTATCCCGATAAATACAATAGATGCAATGTCTAAATTATTAAGAAACGGAAATGAAGAAGAGATTGCATTTACACAAAAAAACAAGCAGTTATACTTTAAGTTAGGAAATATCTCAATAATAAGTAGAGTTATTGACTTACCATTCCCAAACTATAAAACAATATTAGAAGCTAGTGGATATAACAAGAAATTACAAATAAATAGAGTTGAATTCGAAAAAATGTTAAAAAGAATTCAAATTTTTGTAAAAAACAATTCAGAATCAAAGTTTGGAGCAATATTTACCTTATCTGGAAATGATATTGAAATTGAAGGAATAGGAGAGATTGCAAAGGCTAAAGAGATTGCAAAAGTAAATTATGAAGGAGATAATCTTAAGATTTCTTTAAATGTGAAGTTCTTATTAGAGTTTGTTCAATCAAGTGATAAAGATATTATCACATTGGAGTTTACAACATCAAATAGTGCTGTAAGAACAAGAAATATACAAGAAGATAATTATACTTATATAGTAATGCCTTTAGCTTTGAAAGACTAG
- a CDS encoding DUF116 domain-containing protein, which produces MSKFYILKIIYELQYFRYLLLEYITKNPYDNNSAKKFINFNNKRVLKKIKKEKIKKIAILLPHCIQKYDCNLKITNNIENCKMCGLCDISEIIRLKDEFKHISIKVATGGTLARLYLKEERPNLVIAVACKRDLTSGVRDSFPIPVYGVFNKIINTPCKDTRVAVDEIRKVLREVGTT; this is translated from the coding sequence ATGAGCAAATTTTATATACTAAAAATTATATATGAACTTCAATACTTCAGGTATTTACTATTGGAATATATAACTAAAAATCCATATGATAATAATAGCGCAAAAAAGTTTATAAATTTTAACAATAAGAGAGTCTTAAAAAAAATAAAAAAAGAGAAAATAAAAAAGATAGCAATATTATTACCTCACTGTATACAAAAGTATGATTGTAATTTAAAAATAACAAATAATATAGAAAATTGTAAAATGTGTGGATTGTGTGATATATCTGAAATTATAAGATTAAAAGATGAATTTAAACATATTAGCATAAAAGTGGCTACTGGTGGAACATTGGCTAGATTATACTTAAAAGAAGAGAGACCTAACTTAGTAATAGCTGTAGCTTGTAAAAGGGATTTAACTTCTGGAGTTAGAGATTCATTTCCAATACCAGTTTACGGAGTTTTTAATAAAATTATAAATACGCCGTGCAAAGATACTAGAGTAGCCGTAGATGAAATAAGAAAGGTATTAAGAGAGGTGGGGACAACGTGA
- a CDS encoding tetratricopeptide repeat protein: MRKLKLFIAGLLICSGLIASEKEDIKFLDELFIQRKYSMALQESNNFITKYPRSKYIKNIKIRMGQVYYVEGRYQEAINTLNGCLKDLKLNQNESNNIYLYLTKSYIGLKDFDTASKAANLIVRTTPEGKNDYEEALLSIGKGYMDNKDYIRAQRELTSALSVQGKNYEDVVLNLALAAYNNSQYIKTIVYLDEYYRGAKVGTNRDLVNYLYGSSYYKTNETSKALEYFKKVKNSNVSSEYKTLSVLTMIEIYLKQGNAKEAENILSSLSSDPKLYNTALKSFGDFYLVRGSSDVALSYYNKITTKDIDVWYGIALSQYRLKDYKNSLENFRKLYPTKYKNESIYYQLSIEYLNKNYKWVLNNRNLAVGLNLSREEEIAINNLIGTSAFQEGDFKIAEEYYAKNYNISPNKESLYKMIVTLSKTKDRVKLNNLIKEYNTKYPSDQEYKKNITIITSDNLLAEGKGEQAINLYKEYLAVNRDPEIVSSLIEVMIAQKKYSDVMQYLNIQDASLENTYQKGIATMGMGRYDEAEMYFNQILNSGDNVDKSLYEKSKYNVIKNYFLWEKYSDAINSGEAYIAGDNLYALEDVVDKVAISYFRLDNPEKAREYFEKLKLVSNMGDYAQFQIGETYYSEKRYQDAIDAYRISAQNSKNPEYKEKGLYWEISSLYLLKNTNEFDAKSKEFFKSYPNSKLKDNILLMEGELYGIQGNNTNSLKTYEKLYGETKDDVLKEKSLMKIIELSENTKNIQKELEWINKITNDNKKSYYMAKHLQREKKHEEAKVEFEKLIVTNDYKDFGALGLGDYYYSKKDFSKAKEYYESILVLENSAYKDKALYQVANIEKNTGLTKEAVRNYTKLYVLYPTSEYALESKIRSAEGYENLNNFKDAIAQYDELLRTESKNKDYFLEKLIFLNLKIEKKDLAKVYYEQLKRENLKLSEKYKDFFNGGENI; encoded by the coding sequence GTGAGAAAATTAAAACTATTTATTGCTGGACTTTTAATATGTTCTGGGTTAATTGCCTCAGAAAAAGAGGATATTAAATTTTTGGATGAGCTGTTTATTCAGAGAAAATATTCTATGGCACTTCAAGAGTCTAATAATTTTATAACAAAATATCCACGTTCTAAATATATAAAAAATATAAAAATAAGAATGGGACAAGTTTATTACGTAGAGGGAAGATATCAAGAAGCAATAAACACTTTAAACGGGTGTTTAAAAGATTTAAAATTAAATCAAAATGAAAGTAATAATATATATTTATATTTAACTAAATCTTATATAGGGTTAAAAGATTTTGATACAGCATCTAAAGCAGCAAATTTAATAGTTAGAACGACTCCTGAAGGGAAAAATGACTATGAAGAAGCTTTATTATCAATAGGAAAGGGTTATATGGATAATAAAGATTATATCAGGGCTCAAAGGGAGCTTACAAGTGCTTTAAGTGTACAAGGAAAGAACTATGAAGATGTTGTGCTAAATCTTGCTTTAGCAGCATATAATAACTCTCAATATATAAAAACTATAGTTTATTTAGATGAATATTATAGAGGTGCAAAAGTTGGTACAAATAGAGACTTAGTTAATTATCTATATGGATCTTCTTATTATAAGACAAATGAAACATCAAAAGCATTGGAGTATTTCAAAAAAGTAAAAAATAGCAATGTAAGTTCAGAATATAAAACTCTATCAGTTTTAACAATGATAGAGATTTACTTAAAGCAGGGTAATGCTAAAGAAGCTGAAAATATATTATCTAGTTTATCATCGGATCCAAAATTATATAATACAGCATTAAAAAGTTTTGGTGATTTCTATTTAGTTAGAGGATCAAGTGATGTCGCATTATCTTATTATAATAAAATAACAACTAAAGATATAGATGTGTGGTATGGAATAGCACTTTCTCAATATAGGTTGAAAGATTATAAAAATTCTTTAGAAAATTTTAGAAAATTATACCCAACAAAATATAAAAATGAAAGTATATACTATCAATTATCTATTGAGTATTTAAATAAAAATTATAAGTGGGTTTTAAATAACAGAAACTTAGCAGTTGGATTAAATTTAAGTAGAGAAGAAGAGATTGCAATAAATAATCTAATTGGAACTTCGGCTTTCCAAGAGGGAGATTTTAAAATAGCAGAAGAATATTATGCTAAAAATTATAATATATCTCCTAATAAAGAATCTCTTTATAAAATGATTGTAACCTTGAGTAAAACAAAGGATAGAGTAAAGTTAAATAATCTGATAAAAGAGTATAATACAAAATATCCAAGTGACCAAGAATATAAGAAAAATATAACGATAATAACTTCAGATAATTTACTAGCAGAAGGCAAAGGAGAACAAGCTATAAATCTTTATAAAGAATATTTAGCAGTAAATAGAGATCCTGAAATTGTTTCTAGTTTGATAGAAGTTATGATAGCTCAAAAAAAATACAGTGATGTAATGCAATATTTAAACATTCAAGATGCTTCTTTAGAAAATACTTATCAAAAGGGAATTGCTACTATGGGAATGGGAAGATACGATGAAGCAGAAATGTATTTTAATCAAATTTTAAATAGTGGAGATAACGTTGATAAATCTCTTTATGAAAAATCAAAATACAATGTAATAAAAAATTATTTTTTATGGGAAAAGTATTCAGATGCAATAAATTCAGGAGAGGCTTATATAGCTGGAGATAACTTATATGCATTAGAGGATGTTGTTGATAAAGTTGCAATTAGTTACTTTAGACTAGATAATCCAGAAAAAGCAAGAGAGTATTTTGAGAAGTTAAAATTAGTTTCAAATATGGGAGATTATGCACAGTTTCAAATAGGAGAAACATATTATAGTGAAAAGAGATACCAAGATGCAATAGATGCATATAGAATAAGTGCACAAAACTCAAAAAATCCAGAATATAAAGAAAAAGGATTGTATTGGGAGATTTCATCTTTATATCTACTAAAAAATACAAATGAGTTTGATGCTAAAAGTAAAGAATTTTTTAAATCATATCCTAACTCAAAATTAAAAGATAATATTCTTTTAATGGAGGGGGAGCTATATGGAATTCAAGGAAATAATACAAATAGTTTAAAAACTTATGAAAAACTATATGGTGAAACTAAAGATGATGTTTTAAAAGAAAAATCTCTTATGAAAATAATAGAGTTATCTGAAAATACTAAAAATATTCAAAAAGAATTAGAGTGGATAAATAAAATAACTAATGATAACAAAAAAAGTTACTATATGGCAAAACATCTTCAAAGAGAGAAAAAGCATGAAGAAGCAAAAGTTGAATTTGAAAAATTAATAGTAACCAATGATTATAAAGATTTTGGAGCATTAGGACTAGGAGATTATTATTATTCTAAAAAAGATTTTTCAAAAGCAAAGGAATATTATGAAAGTATATTAGTTTTAGAAAATAGTGCATATAAAGATAAAGCATTGTATCAAGTGGCTAATATTGAAAAAAATACTGGATTAACAAAAGAAGCTGTTAGAAATTATACTAAACTTTATGTTTTATATCCTACAAGTGAATACGCACTAGAATCAAAAATAAGATCAGCAGAGGGATATGAGAATTTAAATAATTTTAAAGATGCAATAGCTCAATATGATGAATTGTTAAGAACAGAAAGTAAAAATAAAGATTATTTCTTAGAGAAATTAATATTTTTAAATTTAAAAATTGAGAAAAAAGATTTAGCAAAAGTATATTATGAGCAGTTAAAAAGAGAGAATTTAAAACTTTCTGAAAAATATAAAGATTTTTTTAACGGAGGAGAGAACATATGA
- a CDS encoding MotA/TolQ/ExbB proton channel family protein, with protein MYWLVNGGILMYFIVFMSILGLYVIIERAIYFRVNENIDMSRIRPILRSAIEKNDIKGAITTLGNQKSSTAKVIKEVLIYWYKTRSTNVETLEEKAREVALAQVPKLERNMWLLSVVAHTTPLIGLLGTVTGMIKAFQAVSLHGTGDASVLASGISQALLTTAGGLFVAIPSIILYNYFNKKIDDQINDMEKGSAELINYFRK; from the coding sequence ATGTACTGGTTAGTTAATGGTGGAATACTTATGTATTTTATAGTTTTTATGTCAATATTAGGGTTGTATGTAATAATAGAAAGAGCAATTTATTTTAGAGTAAATGAGAATATAGATATGTCTAGAATAAGACCTATATTACGTAGTGCAATTGAAAAGAACGATATTAAAGGGGCAATTACAACTTTAGGAAATCAAAAAAGTTCAACTGCTAAGGTTATAAAGGAAGTTTTAATCTATTGGTACAAAACAAGAAGTACAAATGTAGAGACATTAGAAGAGAAAGCTAGAGAAGTAGCTTTAGCTCAAGTTCCAAAATTAGAAAGAAATATGTGGCTTTTATCAGTAGTTGCTCATACAACACCATTAATTGGTTTATTAGGAACAGTTACAGGTATGATAAAAGCATTCCAAGCTGTATCATTACATGGAACAGGAGATGCATCTGTATTAGCAAGTGGAATATCTCAGGCTCTATTGACAACTGCAGGAGGATTATTTGTTGCTATTCCATCAATTATTTTATATAACTATTTTAATAAAAAAATTGATGATCAGATTAATGATATGGAAAAGGGTAGTGCAGAGTTAATAAACTACTTTAGAAAATAA
- a CDS encoding ExbD/TolR family protein: MKLNRIKRRSGNSLILELTPLIDVVFLLLIFFLVATTFEDVNSSIKIDLPTSTVKSTKPVNELQVIVTKDKEFFISYKDKGKSKREKVSAKDLKEELAQKLIESEGKNVIISADKSVNHGIIVDTMTAAKEAGAISLDIDTASPGK, from the coding sequence ATGAAACTTAATAGAATTAAAAGAAGATCAGGTAATTCTTTAATACTTGAATTAACTCCCTTAATAGACGTAGTATTTCTGTTGCTAATATTCTTTTTAGTTGCTACAACTTTTGAAGATGTTAATAGTAGTATAAAAATAGATTTACCTACATCTACGGTAAAAAGTACTAAGCCAGTTAATGAGTTGCAAGTTATTGTAACGAAAGATAAAGAATTTTTTATAAGTTATAAGGATAAAGGAAAAAGTAAGAGGGAAAAAGTAAGTGCAAAAGATTTAAAAGAGGAACTTGCACAAAAGCTTATTGAATCAGAAGGTAAAAATGTTATCATTAGTGCTGACAAAAGTGTTAATCATGGTATAATTGTAGATACGATGACAGCAGCTAAAGAGGCAGGAGCTATTTCTTTAGATATAGATACAGCTTCGCCTGGAAAGTAG
- a CDS encoding energy transducer TonB: MNRQNNDLKIFIASVIINLLILFLIPGIKIDEIVDKKLKVGLVSLETNTKRTTTKPEPKKKVTPIKEEKKEEKKVVKKEEPKPVEQKQEIKETKKLSLDDLAKSISKRETEFLAIDKPSTREINSDLKNELLNKKDLQEAEKKSSIDPTKDITISKDDTILDKSVDYQLDESSKDLAFQGEGEEELGFKTMVEKNGADGLPSGYRLGVEDGDVVAKWDQGNREPRYPEAAQLRGMQGKVLLKIQIDETGKVTSVFIEKGSGVPEINMAIEEIARTWRIYLTKNGLNIKGNVNLEYSFKLLGAS; the protein is encoded by the coding sequence ATGAATAGACAAAATAATGATTTAAAAATATTTATAGCATCGGTAATCATAAACCTTCTTATTTTATTTTTGATTCCTGGAATTAAAATAGATGAAATAGTTGATAAAAAGTTAAAGGTTGGTTTAGTTTCTCTTGAAACAAATACTAAAAGAACAACAACAAAGCCAGAGCCAAAGAAAAAAGTTACTCCTATAAAAGAGGAGAAAAAAGAGGAAAAGAAAGTTGTTAAAAAAGAGGAACCTAAACCAGTAGAGCAAAAACAAGAGATAAAAGAAACTAAAAAACTTTCATTAGATGATTTAGCAAAAAGTATTTCAAAGAGAGAGACAGAGTTCTTAGCCATTGATAAACCTTCAACTAGAGAGATAAATAGTGATTTAAAGAATGAGTTATTAAATAAAAAAGATTTGCAAGAAGCTGAAAAAAAATCTTCAATAGATCCAACTAAAGATATAACAATATCTAAAGATGATACAATTTTAGATAAAAGCGTAGATTATCAGTTAGATGAAAGTAGTAAAGATTTAGCTTTTCAAGGAGAGGGAGAAGAGGAGCTAGGATTTAAAACTATGGTAGAAAAAAACGGAGCTGATGGACTTCCAAGTGGTTATAGATTAGGAGTAGAAGATGGAGATGTAGTTGCTAAATGGGATCAAGGAAATAGAGAACCTAGATATCCAGAAGCTGCTCAGCTAAGAGGTATGCAAGGTAAAGTATTATTAAAAATACAAATAGATGAAACAGGTAAAGTTACATCAGTATTTATAGAAAAGGGTAGTGGAGTTCCAGAAATAAATATGGCTATAGAAGAAATTGCAAGAACTTGGAGAATCTATTTAACAAAAAATGGATTAAATATAAAAGGGAATGTTAATTTAGAATATAGTTTTAAACTTTTAGGAGCTTCATAA
- a CDS encoding sigma-54-dependent transcriptional regulator, producing MTLLGFRLENELKDELESNFENELRFAENISSFMELLKERKYEAVVIDETNLQQDALVNLVKKITETHKRSVIIIMGETSNLKLVAGVIKAGAYDYILKPISPKDVNKILEKAVKDHKLLAERVDRNKNTGDKLIGQTKEIVEVYKMIGRVANSRIPVLVVGEKGTGKSSVATAIHQFSDWNTKPFLSVNCTSFQNNLLERKLFGYEKGAFEGAAFLQIGDLEKANGGTLHLGNIESLSLDMQSKILYLLQEGEFFRMGGSEPIEMDIRIVATTSENLEELINKKLFIDELYNKLKILEINIPPLRERKDDIPFIIDHYLSSCNEELHKAVKGVSKPAMKKIMRYDWPGNVNELKNAIKSAVALCRGSSILVEELPGNVTGNKISKRKGDNQSWVLTDWIEGELLGLKNNKQNNYYGIIISKVEKELIRQVLEITSGKKVETAELLGITRNTLRTKMNNYGLE from the coding sequence TTGACTCTTTTAGGATTTAGATTAGAAAATGAATTAAAAGATGAGTTAGAAAGTAATTTTGAAAATGAATTAAGGTTTGCAGAAAATATTAGTTCTTTTATGGAGCTATTAAAAGAGAGAAAATATGAGGCTGTTGTAATTGATGAAACAAATTTACAACAAGACGCATTAGTTAACCTTGTTAAAAAAATTACAGAAACACATAAAAGATCAGTAATTATAATAATGGGAGAAACTTCAAACTTAAAATTAGTTGCAGGTGTGATAAAAGCAGGTGCTTATGACTATATTTTAAAACCAATTAGTCCAAAAGATGTTAATAAAATCTTAGAAAAAGCAGTAAAAGATCACAAACTTTTAGCTGAAAGAGTAGACAGAAATAAAAATACTGGAGACAAATTAATAGGACAAACAAAAGAGATTGTAGAAGTATATAAGATGATTGGAAGAGTTGCAAATAGTAGAATTCCAGTTTTAGTAGTGGGAGAGAAAGGAACTGGAAAAAGTAGTGTGGCAACAGCGATACATCAATTTAGTGATTGGAATACAAAGCCATTTTTATCAGTAAATTGTACATCTTTTCAGAATAATCTTCTAGAAAGAAAGTTATTTGGTTATGAAAAAGGAGCCTTTGAAGGAGCAGCGTTTTTACAAATAGGAGATTTAGAAAAAGCTAATGGAGGAACGCTGCACCTAGGAAATATAGAGTCTTTAAGCTTAGATATGCAATCAAAGATTTTGTATTTATTACAAGAGGGAGAATTTTTTAGAATGGGTGGATCTGAACCTATCGAAATGGATATAAGAATAGTAGCTACTACAAGTGAAAATTTAGAAGAATTAATTAATAAAAAATTATTTATTGATGAATTGTATAATAAATTAAAAATATTAGAGATTAATATACCACCACTAAGAGAGAGAAAAGATGATATTCCATTTATAATAGATCATTATTTATCTAGTTGTAATGAAGAGTTACATAAAGCTGTAAAAGGTGTAAGTAAACCTGCAATGAAAAAAATAATGAGATACGATTGGCCAGGAAATGTAAATGAATTAAAAAATGCTATAAAGTCAGCAGTAGCTCTTTGTAGAGGAAGCTCTATTCTAGTTGAAGAATTACCTGGAAATGTAACAGGAAATAAAATATCTAAAAGAAAAGGAGATAACCAAAGTTGGGTATTAACTGATTGGATAGAGGGAGAGCTTCTAGGATTAAAAAATAATAAACAAAATAACTATTATGGGATAATAATATCAAAAGTAGAAAAAGAGTTAATACGTCAGGTTTTAGAGATAACAAGTGGTAAAAAAGTTGAAACAGCTGAACTACTTGGAATAACAAGAAATACATTGAGAACAAAGATGAATAACTATGGCTTAGAGTAA